The Sulfurimonas aquatica genomic sequence ATCGTAAAAACGCAGACCTCCTACAAGTTTATAAGCTATTCCTGCACGGTTTAAGCCCTCTTCAATAGAACGACTTAAAACATTAACGCGATAAAGCACTGCTATCTCTTTTGCTCTTACGCCTGACTCTAAAAGTTTTCCAATTTTTGTCGCGATCTTACGTGCTTCTTCATTTTCATCATTTGAGTTTAGAGTAGTTACGTCATCACCGCCTCCACGAGTTGAAAGAAGTTTTTTACCTAAACGCGAGCGGTTATGTTCTATTAACGCATTTGCAACTTTTAGTATTGGACTACGTGAACGATAGTTCTCTTCAAGTTTGTAAACATTTGCACCTAAAAAATCTTGGTCAAACTCCATAATATTTCTTATGTGTGCGCCACGCCAACCGTATATACTTTGATCATCATCGCCAACAACACAGATATTATTGTGTGATGTACATAATTTTTGAATTAGTTTGAGTTGCAATTCATTTGTATCTTGGTACTCGTCTATCATAATGTACTGATACTTTTGTGACGTAGTTTTCGCTAATTCTGGATTATCATTCAATAATTTGTAAGTTAAAGCGATAAGATCGTCAAAATCAACAAGGTTGTTTTCATTTAAGTAATTTTCATACTCTCTATAAACTTCCGCTATCTGCTTGTAATTAAAAAGTTCTGCTTGCTTGTACGCATCATCTGGCGTTAGAAGTGAATTTTTATAACGCGAGATTTCACTTGCTATTAGAGGTGTTGGAAGCTCAGAATTTATCTTTTTTATAATTCGTTTTTTATCATCTGTGTCTATTACTACAAAGTTATTTTTTCTATTAAGAAGATGTATATTGAATTTTAAAAAAAGTAATCCAAACTTATGAAAAGTACAAAGTAGTGGAGGATATGCAACATTTTCTATCATAGCTAAAGAGCGTTCTTTCATCTCTTTTGCTGCCTTATTTGTAAATGTCAAAGTAAGCGTGTTTGAAGCGGGAATACCAATAACCTCAATGAGATATGCCAAACGCGAGATTATCGTTGTAGTTTTTCCACTCCCAGCACCAGCAAGTATTAGAACTGGACCCTCTGTTTGTTTTACTGCATTTGTTTGAGACTCATTTAATCTATTAAATATTTTTTCCATTTATAACCACTATTTTGTTGAAGTTATTAATATTATAACTAAAAAAGCTAAAATTATTACAAAACTATTGTAATAAATATAATTATGAGTTATAATTTCATTATCAATATTACTTATAGGAATTATTATGTTAAAAGATTTTGCAAAATTACAAACATTTTTAATGGTCATAAAAGAGAAAAGTTTTTCGAAAGCTTCTGCAAAGTTAGGCATATCTCAACCAGCTGTTACACAACAGATAAAATTTATCGAAGACTATTTAGACACTAAAATTGTAGATAGAAAAAAGAATGGAATTATCCTTACAAAAGAGGGTGAAGATCTTTTTAGAATCGCATTAAAACTTGAAAAAGCGATACAAAGCAGTGAGAAAGAGCTTCTAAAAATCATAAATAAAGAGTTTACGTTTGTTATGGGTTCATCATTTTCAATAGGTAACTATATCCTTCCTAATTATCTAGGAGAGATTAAAAAACGTATCGATAATGAAGTATTTATGAATGTAGATCTATCGTGCAATATTATTGATCAACTAGAAGATAAGAAGATAGACGTGGCGCTAATTGAATCACCTGTATTTAAAGATGGCATAGTTTATAGAGAATGGGTTGAGGACGAACTTGTAGTTTTTTCAAATAAACCGCTTAAAAAACAGCTTAACGCTGATGATTTAATGGAATTTGACTGGATATGTAGAAATGAAGATTCACATACTCGAAAACTTACTTCTGAAGTATTTGAAGAGATGGGCGTACAGTGTAACAACTTTAACGTACTTGGAGTTCTAGCGAGTCAAACTGCTATAAAAGAGTCAATCTTACATGCAGATAAAAGTTCAGAGAGACCAGTTGTTTCCATAATGTCACGTCACGTACTTAAAACAGAGTTAGAAAATGGCACTCTTTTTGAGGCAAAACTAAAAAATCACAAGATTAATAGACACCTTTACATAGCGTATATGAAAGAAAGAAAGCATGACGCTTTTGTAGATAACGTAGTTAACTTTTTGTTATCTTTAAATAAAGTCTAAATTTACTTTTTAATAAACTTAGAATTTTCTGGGTTATTTAAAAATGACTCCATGGAGTTTTTTACTCCTGGTTCATCCCCTTCAACGACCTCTTTTTGAACTTCTTCCTTGTACACAGATAGGTTAATTAGGACTGGCGTCTCATCAATTATTATCTGCATAATACTTATAAGCGGTACAGTTACTATACTTCCATAGTTGTCTGCTCCAAATCCTGCTTCAAAAATCAGTAAGCCATCTTCAATTCGTGCGGTTTCAAATGTGTACCCAGCTAAGAAAAAAAGTGTCAAAGGGCGAAAATCACTATTTATATCCTCTGGGAGTTCTGGAGTGAAGTCTACCTCTTCAATTTTACAAAGAATACCAAAGTTTTGTTCTATTGAAAAGAAATGAATAATCACATCCTGTATGCTTTTTTTCATTATTTCTGCGAAATCTTTTTCGTATATTACATTTTCTAACAAATTATTTCCTCAATATTATCTTTTGCAATTATATCAAAATCTATCATGGCATTCATTAGCGCCACTTTAGAAAATGTTTTTAAATCTTGAACTTTTATATCTTTTTCAATGATTTTAGACTCTTCAAGTAATCTCTGCCTTACTGTCCCCTGAAGTAGTGGGCTCTTTGGCGTTAGCCATTTACTTCCATCGTAGAATGCGATATTTGCTATCGTAGTGTCTGTAATCAGAGCATTTTTAACTATTAAGATGTCATCACACTCTTCGCGTTTTTTAAAAAGCTCGTTAAGGCACTTCCTGTCCTCATATTTTATAGAATATTCTATGGTATTGTCATATACAAGTTTTAATCTCTTTATAGATCTTTTTTCATACTTTATATACTCAATATTTATTGTTTTTTCATTATAGAGGAGTCTACATTTATATACTCCACTAGAGGGAGGTTTTATGAGATCTTGAAGATTCCATATAGTAGTTGTGTTAAGTAAGTTTAAAACAGTATCTAAACGCCGTTGATGATAGAGTAGGTTCATAACCACTCCATCAACAATCTTTATTGTTTCAAGATAGTTTCTACTCACTAAATAGTTCTGTGCTTAGGTATCTCTCACCTGTATCACATAAAATAGTTACTAATGTTTTACCCTTAAATTCTGGACGCGATGCTACTTGCATAGTAGCCCAAACATTAGCACCAGCAGATATTCCAACTAATAGACCCTCTTTCTTAGCTAACATTCTTGCAGTTGCTATTGCATCTTCATTGCTCACCTTAATAACTTCGCTATATACAGAGGTATCTAAATTCTCAGGGATAAATCCAGCACCTATACCCTGTATTTTATGTGGGCCGGCTGCTTCACCAGATAAAACTGCAGATACTGATGGCTCAACTGCTATAATAGTAATATCAGCAATCTCTTCTTTTAAAACTTTTGACGTTCCAGTAAGAGTTCCTCCAGTTCCAACAGCTGCAACAAATGCATCAATTACTTTATCAGTATCACGAAGAATCTCTTTTGCTGTAGTTAGCATATGTATTTCAGGATTTGACTTATTATTAAACTGCTGTAAAACGATAGAATTATCAATTGTAGAGTTTAACTCATTTGCCTTTTCAATGGCACCTGTCATTCCTTTTGCAGCAGGAGTAAGTATAAGTTCTGCACCTAAAGCTTTTAGAAGATTACGTCTCTCAATACTCATAGACTCTGGCATAGTTAAAATTAACTTCAAGTTTTGAGCTGCACAGTTTGCAGCAAGAGCTATACCTGTATTTCCACTTGTCGGCTCTATTATTGTAGTGCCTTCTTTTATATCTCCAGATTCAATTGCTCTTCGAATCATGTTTAACCCAATTCTATCTTTTACTGAACTCGTTGGGTTCATAAATTCACATTTACCGATGATCGTAGCTCCAGTTAACTCAGATGCTGTGTTCAATCTAACTAATGGTGTGTTTCCTACTAAATCTGTTATATTATTTGCTATATTCATGATGATATTTCCTTAGTGGGCTATTCTACACTAAAATAGTTATATAGTAAATATTATTAGCCTAATTTTAGTACAATATTATCCTAAAAGAGGTAAATATGGCTATATATAACAGTGATGGAAAGAAATTAATTAATGTAGAATATGATGTTGTCCCTAAGGTAAATGACACTATAGATGGGATGAGAGTAATCTCAATTAACTCAAAAAATAATGATGAATATGTAGTTTTTTTACTCGAAAGTAATACTCGAGTGACTTGTTATATTTTTGATGAAATATTTATAATTGGGAAGTCTAGTAGTTTTGATAGTTTAAACGAAGCCGTAGAAGCATGGAATAACGACGAAATATAGATTGAGAAAGTTATAGAGAGTAAAACCGTGCCAAAGACACGGTTAAAAGATTACTTGTTACCGTTGTTATTTTTAGAAGGTTCAAGAATTGGCTCAAGTCCAACTTCTTTAGCCCATGCAGCTGTTAAATCATAAGCAGCTGATGCAGTATCAAGATTCTTTTGAATTAGTTCTTGTTTCTTCTTAAACTTTTTCTCAATAACTGAGTCAAGTGTAGCAGTACCACCAGATGCAGTATATTTCTTAAGGAATCTATCTTTAATTCCCTCTTCAATTGCAGCTTTAGAAACTGTACCAAGAGCACCAAACAGTGCACCTAACATAGCCATGTTAGTTGCAAGTTCAGTACCAGCTTGATCGATAGCAAACTGAGTAAAGTCTTTAGTAAGAACCTTAACATTTAAGTCAGATAAAACTTTCTTATCGTGTTCAGTTAAAAGCTCTACTTCAGAGTTAATGATAACTAAACCATTCTCTTTAATACCAGCGTAAAAAGGCATAGTGTATGATTTACCCATAGTAATAACTTGTGGGTGGAAAATCATAACAATATCAGGATAAATTACTTCCCCTCTATCGTAAATAGGCACTGTACCTATTCTTGCATAAGACTCTGATGGAGCCATACGTTTTTCAGCACCAAAGAATGGATTTGAAACAGCATAGTAACCATCAGTATCAGCAGCAGTTGCAGCAATGTGAGCTGCAGTAACTGCACCTTGACCACCAAGACCCGGAAGTCTTACTTTAATTGAATCTTTTGCCATTATAAACGTCCTTCTTCTTTACATTTTGCTAAAAACTCTTCAGCTTCTGGTGAAATATATTTGTAAGACTCAAATCTATCTTTGTCTTGCTCTTTCATTTCTCCAAGTCCTTCATTAGCACTTAGTCCAATTTCAAGAATACATGGTGTATAGATGTTAAGGAAAGTTGGTCCGATTTCTCTTGCAACTAATATCGCTTCTCTAACTGCTTTAGCAACTGCTTTAGGAGCAGAAGCTGTCATGTTTATAGAATAGTGACATCCTGATGTAGTAGCTAGCTTCCACATTGGCACTTTATCGAACTTTTTACCAGTTGGAGCCATTTTAAATACTTGACCTTTTGGTGTAGCACCTGATTCTTGTCCACCAGTATTTGCGTAAACTTCATTATCGAAACAGATTGTTGTAATGTTTTCTTGTCTAAAGAAAGATTGAAGTGTATAGTCAAGACCGATATCAACAGTAGCACCGTCTCCCGCTAAAACAACAACATCTTTTTCAGTATCTGGAAATCTCCAGTCAAGAACTCTTTTGATACCAGTTGCAACAGCATTTTGGTTACCAAATAGTGAGTGCACAGTATGTAGTGCAATATGTGGGAACATTAATGAAGTACAACCAGTTGAGTTAACAATGATAGTCTCTTCAGGTTTAGGAAGTGCAGAAAGTACATATCTCAATGCAGCAGCTTCTGGACAACCAGCACATAAAGAGTGCTCTTCTAATAACTCTTTTGATTGTGGAAGTTCTTTAATACCACGAGGCTTGTCTTGATTTTGAGCCCATGTAGCTTTTTCCTCAAGATCAATAATCTCTTGAGGCATAATGTCTCTAAATTCTGGATTGATTTTATAGATATCTATTGCCATACTATGCTCCTTTACCTGGATTGATTTTTTCCATAACTTCTTTAATAATTGCTTCAGCAGGCATACTCATACCACCAGCAACTCTAGGTCCGCCAACGATGTCCGCTTCAGTTTTTTTGTAAAGTGCTTTTTTCACTTCTTTTTCTAACCAACCAACAACATTAAACTCAGGTACAAATATATGTTTTACACCTTCTAGTGCTGTAATAAGTTCTTCTTCTGGGAATGGTCTAATAGTTCTTAACTTAATAACTTTAGATTTGATTCCAAGTTTCATTAGTTCTCTTTCAGCCTCTTTAGCTTGATGAGAAGCAGTACCACAAGTAACAAATGCGATTTCAGCGTCTTCACTACCTGTTGTATGAACTAGACCATCTAGGAAGTGCTCAGCATATGGACGTGAACGTTCAACTGCAGATCTAATTTCAAACTGCCAAGAAGCATGTGTTGCATAAGAGATATAGTTAGACTTCATTACGAATGGATCTCTTAAGAAACGTCCCGGAGGTGTTTCTGAATCAATCGGAGGTAATGGAGACTTATATGGCTCATATGGGAAGAGTGCGATATCATCAGCAGGAAGCATTACTGCCTCTCTAGTGTGAGATACAAAGAATCCATCAACTACAGTAATAATAGGCACATGAACATCAGGCTTTTCAGCTACAACGAATGCTGCAATTGACATGTCAAAAAGTTCTTGAACATTTTCAGCATACCAAATCTGGCATCCAGTCTCTAGCATATAAGAAACTTCCAAGTTATCTGGTTGAATAGTAAGTGGTGAGTTAATACCACGAGCCATTAGAATCAGTTGACATGGAATTCTAGTTCCTGACCACTGAGCAAAGTTTTCCATTGCTCTTAGTGTACCTGGACCTGAAGTAGTTGTAATTGTTCTAGCACCTGCCATTGCACAACCTGCAACTTCAGACATAACACCAAACTCATTCTCTCCACGGAAGTATGTACCTACATAACCCTCTGCCCATAGTTCACCGATAAGGTGAGCTGCTTCAGATTGTGGTGTAATTGGGTACGATACTGATGCATCAACTGTACATCTTTTTACCGCTTCTTTTAAAACTTCAGAACCTGTCATGAAGTGTTTTTCTCTTGGTGCTTCAAATAATAATTCGTCCGCTGTAACTAGTCTTTGTCCAGACCAGTTATGCGTATCTGTCATATCAGTAATTTTACTCATATTATAATCCTAGTTCTTTTTTTACTTCTCTAGCTATTTTATTGAATTTTTCAAGTTCTGATGAATGCTGGTCTCTTAATGTAGCCATAGCATCTTCGTGTCCTGATAAACCACAAATAGCAACTGTATAACAATCTGTCTCTGATCTAACCATTTTTAATGCAACATTTGCATAGTGACAGTGAACACCGATAAATATCGCTGCTTTAATATTGTTATGCCAAATTGTTAAGTTTGGGTGATTTGGATTGATCTCAACTTCTGCATCAATTTTTGGATACTTTGGTCTGTAATCATACATTGGAATCATGTTAGCGTTAAGAATTTCTGACATCTCTTTTATAAGAGTAGCTTTCTTTTTAGCTTCTTCGTTAAATCCGTATAGTACTTGTGGACCAGGGAAAATTGTTGCATTCTCTTTAGTCAACATAACTTTTGCAATTTCTCTCATTGCAATTTCTTCATCTACTATCTCTTCTAGTAAAAGTGCTTTTCCTTCTGGTGGTGTAATTACACCTTCATACGTAGCCGCAGGATACGGTGAATAATACGCGGGACCTTGGTTTGCCATAAGTTCTCCTATGATTTTTTTTAACTGTATTTTGAATTAAGTCTAAATTCTATACTTGTTTTTTTTAGTTTGAGCCATTTTTATCGAGATTTACTCTCGACAATAGAATGGGAGCTTAAACTTCTTTTGCTTCAGCCATTTCCATCGAAATACAATCTCGATTAAGTAGGTCAGAACATACGTACACACACAGTGCACACCCTTTACATCTATCTTCATCGACCCAAGATGTATTTCCAACTTTATCGAACATTAGCGTATTAGCTTCTGGACAATATAGTGTACACATATTACATTTATGCTCAGCACACTTGTCTGAATCAACTTTTGCTACATAATACATTTATTTACTCCTCATAATAACTTAAACATTGTTATTAAACCTGACAATAATATTTAACTGTCAAGTCCAATAATTCGCGATGTAGCCTCAAAAAAACTATAAATAAATCTATTAGTCAGCTACATTTTATGTTTTATAAAAAGAATTCTACTCAAAAAACCTTTTAGTGTTCTTTAAATTTAAAAAAAGAGAGAGGGATTGGAAATTTGTGTGTAGTTATTTTTTCTTGCGCACTTTAGAAACTCTACTTTTATTTTCTTTATATTTATAACTTTTTAACTTTTCAATAATTTGAAAAGAGAGTTCATGTATTTCACTTATTTTACACTCTTCTTCTTTATAGAAGTGTTCTCTATTCTTTTCAAACTTTCCCATCAGCTCTAAAAAATCAATCTTATCTAAAAAAGGGTATTTATGTGTTGATTTTTCCTCTCCAAGTACCCACTCGGATAATACACATACAACTAAAAACTCTGGCAGGTAAGCAGGTTTATTTTTATAGTGATTTCTTACTTTTTGAGCCATAATATCATAATAGGCAATTAAAGGTTCCTCTTTTTTAGTTAAGTGCTTAAGTTCTGGATATATTTTTGTTGCTTGTGATATATTAATTAAGTAATCTACATTCACAACACATTCTTGTAAATCTTCAAGTAGCTTTTGTAGTGTTTTGTAAACATATGCTATCTCTTCGTTTTCTTTAAATAGTGGCTCCATAGCCACTTCATCTACTTGTGCAAAATATCTTTCAAGAGCTGTTCTAGAAAAAACAAGTAGTGCTTCACTTTTTACATCACGAAGGATAGAAGACTTGATTCTATTTTTACAATTTTCATTAATAAAGTTATGTGTTGGAATTACACTCATATTAACTCCTAGTTGTGAGTTTATTCTCTTTTATCTTTTTAATCATACTTGATATGAATGAAATTTTTTCATTTTCTGCTTGTAAAGATGACTTTGCATTAAAATTAAAAGTATCCATTTTTTCACCTAAAAAGCCTGTATTAAACTTTCCAGCTTTAAAGTCGGCATCTCTTACTATCTCTCTATGCAGTGATATGTTTGTTTTAACTCCATCTATATTGTATTCATCAAGTGCACGCTTTGCTTTTTTCACCGCACCTTCCCAATCTAGTGCAGATACAATAAGTTTACCCATCATAGAATCATAATTTGTAGGTAGTTCATACCCTTCATATAAAGAAGAGTCTATTCTAACCCCTGGTCCACCTGGCGTTAGATAGTTAGTAATAGTTCCACCTGAAGGCATAAAGTTGTTTTGTGGGTCTTCAGAGTTTATTCTAAACTCTATTGCATAACCACGGAACTTTATCTCTTCTTGTAAAAAGTGTAGCTTATCTCCGCCAGCAATTTCTATCATTCTTTGAATTAAATCAACCCCTGTAATAACTTCAGTGACAGGGTGCTCAACTTGAACTCTAGTATTCATCTCAATAAAGTATATATTGTCATCTTCATCCACTAAAAATTCAACTGTTCCAACACTTTCATATCCTAATCTAAACATAGCCTTTGTTGAAACTCTGTATATCTCTTTTCGAACAGTGTCACTTAAGAGTGGTGATGGAGCAATCTCTATTACCTTTTGATGACGTCTTTGAATCGAGCAATCTCTCTCACCTAGGTGAACTACATTACCATAGCTATCAGCAATAACTTGTACCTCTATATGTCTAGGGTTCTCAACATACTTCTCTATAAAAACTTCAGTTTTACCAAAATATTTTAGAGACTCGTTTGTTGCTTCATCAAACATTTTAGAGAATTCTTTTGCCTTTTTAACGATTCTCATTCCTCTACCACCACCACCAAACGCAGCTTTAATAATTACAGGAAAACCTATCTCGTTAGCGATTCCCTCACCCTCAGCTTTGTCAACAACCGGTGTATCCGTACCTTCTAGCACTGGAACACCAATTTTCTTCATAGCAACCTTTGATGCCATTTTGTCACCAAATAGTTCTATATGCTCAGCTTTTGGACCTATAAAAATAATGTCGTTTTCTAAACACGCAGTAGCAAACTCAGCACTCTCAGATAAAAAACCATAACCAGGGTGTATTGCATCACAACCTGCTTTTTTTGCGATTGATAAAATTGGCTCAAAATCGAGATAAGCTTGAACTGGATTACCCATTATTGGATAGCACTCATCAGCTTTTCTTACCCAAACACCATCTACATCAGCTTCTGAAAAGACAACTACACTTGTTATTTCAAGTTCTTTACAAGCTCTAATAATACGTAAAGCGATTTCACCTCTATTTGCGATTAAGACTTTTGATATTTTCTTCATGACTAAGCTCCAAAAATTTAAGATAGTATAATTTTAGTATTATTTAAAAGTTTTATCTTCACTACTTTTGCTTTATTAGTTATCTATTCTTGTTATATTTATCTTCTTATTATGCTATATTAATAGGCTATTGTTGATATTAGAATATTTATAAAAAAAGTACTTGCAAGTTAGAGCTGTATGTTTAGCATGATAGAAGTGTTTATATGTGAAGTATAACACCATTAACAGGTGTTATCTAAGGGACTAGTTTCCCATCTCTTTTAAATATCGTTTATACTCAATATTTTTCAGTTTTTCTGATTTAGCATCGACTTGTGCTTTCATCTCTTGTTTATAGAGTGCTATTTTCTCTCTCAAAGTGCTATCTGAAGAGCCAATAATTTGTGCAGCTAAGATACCTGCATTTTTAGCACCATTTATCGCAACTGTTGCTACGGGAACACCACCTGGCATCTGTACTATTGAAAGAAGAGAATCCATTCCTTCCAATGAAGATCCTTTAACGGGTACGCCAATTACAGGTAAAACTGTCTCTGAAGCAACCATACCTGGTAAGTGAGCAGCTCCACCAGCACCAGCGATGATTACTTTCAAACCCCTAGCCTCTGCACTTTTAGAATATTCAACTAGCTTTTCTGGTGTTCTGTGTGCAGATACAATATCTAATTCAAATTCAATTTCAAACTCTTCACAGATTGCTGCTGCAGCACTCATAACTGGTAAATCAGAGTCACTTCCCATAATAATTCCAACTAATGGTTTACTCATATTTTCTTGCTTCCTTTAATTTTTAAAATATCTTTTGCTCTCATCGCTTTTTCTAACGCCATATCTATATCATCATCAAGAATTGTTACATGACCCATTTTACGATAAGGCTTTGTAAAAGTTTTTCCATAGAAGTGAAAAGACAACTCTGGGATCTCTAATGCATCATGAATACCCTCAATAAATGGCTCACCCTCATAGCCTTCTTCTCCAAGTAAGTTAATCATTACAGCCGGAGAGATTAGCTTCGTCGAACCCAATGGTAGATTTGTCACAGCTCTTATTATCTGCTCAAATTGTGAAGTTGCACATGCTTCAACTGTGTAGTGTCCTGAGTTGTGAGGTCTTGGAGCGATTTCATTCACTAAGATTTCTCCCTTTTTAGTTAAAAAAAGTTCAACAGCAAAAATTCCAACACCCTCTAAAGCTTCTATAGACTTAACGGAAATTTCAATGGATTTTTTTTCAACTTCTTTAGAAATCTTTGCAGGTGCCATAACGATATCACAGATGTTAGTTCTATCGTCAAATAGCATCTCGACAACTGGATAACATTTAGTTTGTCCCTCTATATTTCTAGCGACAATAACAGCAAGTTCTTTGTCAATGTCAACAAGTTCTTCAATGAATGATTCTGTTGGCAAGCGATATGCAAGATCAGCTTTAGTTTTAATCATCTGGACACCCTTGCCATCATAGCCACCCATTTTTGCTTTTTGTATAACAGGGAATCCAAATGCAGATAAATCTTCATCATTTTCTACATTTTTATATTTAGGTACGGGAATACCTTTCTCATCAAGTAGTTTCTTTTGCTCATACTTATTTTGGATTAACTCGATTATATAAGGAGATGGATGAATAATATGTCCATTGTCAAATAACTCTTTTAAAATAGAAGTATCTACATGCTCTAATTCGAAAGTCGTAACGTCTGTCTCTTGTACTAATTGCTCAAGTTTCTCTTTATCATGGAATCCTCCCATAATATGCTTGTCAGATACTTGAGCTGCGGGACAATTAAATGTTGGATCTAAAATAGTGACATGAAAGCCCATCTTTTTGGCTTTTTGAGACATTATTTTGCCCAATTGTCCTCCGCCAATAATTCCTAGCTTTAGATTAGAATAGTTAAAATTTTTGTCCATTTTTTCTCTTTATATAGTAAATGCGATATTTTAACCTAATTAATTTGTTAACTATATAAATAGTTGCTGGTAAATAGAACTCTTGTAAATTTTTAGTTAACCTTTCCAGAGTACTGAAGGTTAATACTCTCTTGTCTTTGCTTCTCCCCTAGAAGTAACATAACATCAATAAGCATACATTTACCACCATATTTTTCTAAAAATTTTCTAATATCTACTTCCATATCTTTAAACTGCTCTGCTTCACATACGGTAAAGACATAGTTATTACTAAAAGCATCACTAACATCATCAGCAGTTCTAACGCCATGGCCTCCAGCACCTTCAATATCTTTAATAATGGTATA encodes the following:
- a CDS encoding P-II family nitrogen regulator; the protein is MKSMKKVEFVIEAVYVNRLIKLFKKHKIYGYTIIKDIEGAGGHGVRTADDVSDAFSNNYVFTVCEAEQFKDMEVDIRKFLEKYGGKCMLIDVMLLLGEKQRQESINLQYSGKVN
- a CDS encoding acetyl-CoA carboxylase biotin carboxylase subunit encodes the protein MKKISKVLIANRGEIALRIIRACKELEITSVVVFSEADVDGVWVRKADECYPIMGNPVQAYLDFEPILSIAKKAGCDAIHPGYGFLSESAEFATACLENDIIFIGPKAEHIELFGDKMASKVAMKKIGVPVLEGTDTPVVDKAEGEGIANEIGFPVIIKAAFGGGGRGMRIVKKAKEFSKMFDEATNESLKYFGKTEVFIEKYVENPRHIEVQVIADSYGNVVHLGERDCSIQRRHQKVIEIAPSPLLSDTVRKEIYRVSTKAMFRLGYESVGTVEFLVDEDDNIYFIEMNTRVQVEHPVTEVITGVDLIQRMIEIAGGDKLHFLQEEIKFRGYAIEFRINSEDPQNNFMPSGGTITNYLTPGGPGVRIDSSLYEGYELPTNYDSMMGKLIVSALDWEGAVKKAKRALDEYNIDGVKTNISLHREIVRDADFKAGKFNTGFLGEKMDTFNFNAKSSLQAENEKISFISSMIKKIKENKLTTRS
- the purE gene encoding 5-(carboxyamino)imidazole ribonucleotide mutase, giving the protein MSKPLVGIIMGSDSDLPVMSAAAAICEEFEIEFELDIVSAHRTPEKLVEYSKSAEARGLKVIIAGAGGAAHLPGMVASETVLPVIGVPVKGSSLEGMDSLLSIVQMPGGVPVATVAINGAKNAGILAAQIIGSSDSTLREKIALYKQEMKAQVDAKSEKLKNIEYKRYLKEMGN
- a CDS encoding 5-(carboxyamino)imidazole ribonucleotide synthase, which gives rise to MDKNFNYSNLKLGIIGGGQLGKIMSQKAKKMGFHVTILDPTFNCPAAQVSDKHIMGGFHDKEKLEQLVQETDVTTFELEHVDTSILKELFDNGHIIHPSPYIIELIQNKYEQKKLLDEKGIPVPKYKNVENDEDLSAFGFPVIQKAKMGGYDGKGVQMIKTKADLAYRLPTESFIEELVDIDKELAVIVARNIEGQTKCYPVVEMLFDDRTNICDIVMAPAKISKEVEKKSIEISVKSIEALEGVGIFAVELFLTKKGEILVNEIAPRPHNSGHYTVEACATSQFEQIIRAVTNLPLGSTKLISPAVMINLLGEEGYEGEPFIEGIHDALEIPELSFHFYGKTFTKPYRKMGHVTILDDDIDMALEKAMRAKDILKIKGSKKI